A region from the Sphingomonas flavescens genome encodes:
- a CDS encoding sulfurtransferase: MDSLVSTQWLAEHLGESDLVVVDSSWHMPATGRSGRSEYLAQHIPGARYLDIDEVADRSSPVPHTLPSAADFGAAMQALGIGRDDRIVVYDDSTTRNAARGWFMLRHFGAARVAILDGGLQKWLAEGRPTESGEPPARKARFEAVERDELVTKQQLLAGNGLPWLDARGRPRFEGTEDDPRPGVAAGHAPGSRNLPFASLYREDGRFKSLDEIQQLFDEAGVDPTQPFIASCGSGVTANSLIFAAHLLGNDRAKLYDGSWSEWGADPATPKVKGPA, encoded by the coding sequence ATGGACTCGCTCGTCTCAACGCAGTGGCTGGCAGAGCACCTCGGCGAGTCCGATCTGGTGGTCGTCGATTCCAGCTGGCACATGCCTGCGACCGGGCGTAGCGGCCGCTCGGAGTATCTGGCGCAGCACATTCCCGGCGCGCGATATCTCGACATCGACGAGGTCGCGGACCGAAGCAGTCCGGTGCCGCATACGTTGCCCAGCGCAGCCGATTTCGGCGCGGCAATGCAGGCGCTCGGCATCGGACGCGACGACCGCATCGTTGTCTACGACGATTCGACAACCCGGAATGCAGCGCGCGGGTGGTTCATGCTTCGGCACTTCGGCGCGGCGCGGGTCGCTATTCTCGATGGCGGTCTGCAGAAATGGCTAGCCGAGGGGCGTCCGACCGAGAGCGGCGAGCCGCCGGCGCGCAAGGCGCGGTTCGAGGCGGTCGAGCGCGACGAGCTTGTCACCAAGCAGCAGTTGCTGGCGGGCAACGGCCTGCCCTGGCTCGATGCGCGCGGGCGACCGCGCTTCGAAGGGACCGAGGACGATCCGCGGCCAGGAGTCGCCGCGGGCCACGCACCCGGCTCGCGCAACCTGCCGTTCGCTTCGCTTTATCGAGAGGATGGGCGGTTCAAGTCGCTCGATGAGATCCAGCAGTTGTTCGACGAGGCGGGAGTCGATCCGACGCAGCCGTTCATTGCAAGCTGCGGGTCGGGAGTAACGGCGAACAGCCTGATCTTCGCCGCGCATCTGCTCGGGAATGATCGCGCGAAATTGTACGACGGCAGCTGGAGCGAGTGGGGCGCCGACCCGGCGACCCCGAAGGTGAAGGGACCGGCTTAA
- the queF gene encoding preQ(1) synthase produces METRHLGQTSALPASPEEAALDYVPNPRRGSLYLVRFAAPEFTSLCPVTGQPDFAHLVIDYAPGDTIVESKSLKLFLGSFRNHCGFHEDVTVGIGQRLFDEMKPQWLRIGGYWYPRGGMPIDVFWQSGAPPEGLWLPDQGVQSYRGRG; encoded by the coding sequence ATGGAAACTCGCCATCTCGGTCAGACGAGCGCACTTCCCGCGTCGCCAGAAGAAGCGGCGCTCGATTACGTGCCCAATCCGAGGCGCGGCTCGCTGTATCTCGTTCGCTTCGCGGCTCCAGAATTTACCTCGTTGTGCCCAGTGACTGGCCAACCGGATTTCGCGCACCTCGTCATCGATTACGCGCCCGGCGATACGATCGTCGAAAGCAAGAGTCTCAAGCTGTTCCTTGGCAGCTTCCGCAATCATTGCGGTTTCCACGAGGACGTCACCGTGGGCATTGGGCAGCGATTGTTCGATGAGATGAAGCCGCAGTGGCTGCGTATCGGCGGCTATTGGTATCCGCGTGGCGGGATGCCGATTGACGTGTTCTGGCAGTCGGGCGCGCCGCCAGAGGGTCTCTGGTTGCCGGACCAAGGCGTGCAATCATATCGGGGGAGAGGATAA
- a CDS encoding 2-dehydropantoate 2-reductase, producing MSGGPRVAILGAGSVGCFIGGVWAAAGIPVTFIGRPKISQDLDEHGLTLSDYSGWRVRLAPGDVDYRCGPEALDEAEVIALCVKSGDTAAAADEIVKHADQGTTVISFQNGVSNVDVLEQGLGGRFEIARGMVPYNVAYLGRGQFHKGVAGDLYAARRAGVRRLAEAVRGGPAAIRVSDDMLGVAWGKLLINLNNAVNALSGETLIDELKQRDYRRVFAASMREGLDLLKRADIKPATVGEVDPDTLPRMIDSPDFLFNNVFLKRWKIDAKARSSMADDLAAGRKTEIDYLNGELVQLADRLQRAAPVNRAIVDLVRKAEAGAPPLSAAALRAAVLGS from the coding sequence ATGTCTGGGGGGCCAAGGGTCGCTATCCTGGGAGCCGGCTCGGTCGGCTGCTTCATCGGCGGCGTTTGGGCGGCGGCCGGGATTCCCGTCACTTTCATCGGCCGGCCGAAAATTTCGCAGGACCTGGACGAGCACGGCCTGACGCTCAGCGACTACAGCGGCTGGCGCGTGCGGCTCGCGCCCGGTGACGTGGATTACCGCTGCGGGCCGGAAGCGCTCGACGAAGCTGAAGTCATCGCGCTGTGCGTCAAAAGCGGCGATACCGCCGCGGCCGCCGATGAGATCGTCAAGCACGCCGACCAAGGCACCACGGTTATCAGCTTTCAGAATGGCGTTAGCAACGTCGACGTGCTGGAGCAGGGACTTGGGGGCCGCTTCGAAATCGCGCGCGGCATGGTGCCCTACAATGTCGCCTATCTTGGCAGGGGCCAGTTTCATAAGGGCGTCGCCGGCGACCTTTATGCGGCACGGCGCGCCGGCGTGCGACGGCTGGCCGAAGCCGTTCGCGGTGGACCGGCGGCCATCAGGGTCTCGGACGACATGCTCGGCGTCGCGTGGGGCAAGCTGCTGATCAACCTTAACAACGCGGTCAATGCACTGTCCGGTGAGACGCTGATCGATGAATTGAAGCAGCGAGATTATCGACGTGTCTTCGCGGCTTCGATGCGCGAAGGCCTTGACCTGCTGAAGCGCGCCGACATCAAGCCCGCAACGGTTGGCGAGGTCGATCCGGACACGCTGCCGCGGATGATCGATTCACCCGATTTCCTGTTCAACAACGTCTTCCTCAAGCGTTGGAAAATCGACGCGAAGGCGCGATCGTCGATGGCGGATGATCTTGCGGCAGGACGCAAGACCGAGATCGATTATCTCAACGGCGAGCTCGTGCAGCTTGCCGACCGCCTGCAACGGGCGGCCCCGGTCAACCGCGCGATCGTCGACCTGGTTCGCAAGGCCGAGGCAGGAGCTCCGCCTTTATCAGCCGCCGCCCTTCGGGCCGCAGTGCTCGGAAGCTAG
- a CDS encoding OPT family oligopeptide transporter — protein MASAADPRGSVKELTLRGIILGAILTVVLTAANVYAGLKIGLTVATSIPAAVISMAVLRSFRDSTIQENNIVQTIASAAGTLSAIVFVLPGLIMVGWWTGFPYWLSVAVIGVGGILGVMYSVPLRRALVTGTDLPFPEGVAAAEVLKVGTGAGGAEENRRGLLMIVWSSIASAGFAALAQTRLLVADAAKAFKVGSGGSAVSGSMSMLLIGVGHLVGLTVGIAMFVGLLISWVYLVPHYTALAGQPAGTDVGAWVNDVFRNKVRFIGAGTIGVASIWTLLKIIGPIIKGVTDALAASRARKAGKGDELPLTERDIPIGIVGISILVLMIPVALLLYAFAGTDPIASTPTATILVSILYILIAGVVIAAVTGYMAGLIGASNSPVSGVGILSVLGIALILAALFPGVTGDASKSLVAFALFVTAVIFGVATIANNNLQDLKTGQLVDATPWRQQVALVLGVVFGAAVIPPILDLLNTAFGFQGAPGATANSLAAPQAALISAIAQGVLGGNLDWGLIGLGAGIGVAIVVIDEVLKATKRGALPPLAVGMGIYLPMALTLLIPVGAALGHFYDKWAVKQRNPEFAQRMGVLLATGLIVGESLFGVVFAGLVAATGKDAPLALVEENAWAVPVSIVAFVAIVLGFYAWTKREAAVAALPGDDAFTPEATYR, from the coding sequence ATGGCAAGTGCGGCTGACCCGCGTGGCAGCGTCAAGGAACTGACGCTTCGCGGTATCATCCTCGGCGCAATCCTGACCGTCGTCCTGACGGCGGCGAACGTCTACGCAGGCCTCAAAATCGGTCTGACCGTTGCGACCTCTATTCCGGCTGCAGTCATCTCGATGGCCGTCCTGCGGAGCTTCCGCGACTCCACCATCCAGGAAAATAACATCGTCCAGACGATCGCCTCGGCCGCCGGTACGTTGTCCGCGATCGTGTTCGTACTGCCCGGCCTCATCATGGTGGGCTGGTGGACCGGGTTTCCCTACTGGCTGTCCGTCGCGGTGATTGGCGTCGGCGGAATCCTCGGCGTGATGTATTCGGTGCCGCTTCGACGCGCGTTGGTAACCGGCACTGATTTGCCGTTTCCCGAAGGTGTCGCGGCTGCCGAGGTGCTGAAAGTCGGTACCGGTGCCGGAGGCGCGGAGGAGAACCGTCGCGGCCTCCTCATGATCGTCTGGAGTTCGATCGCTTCCGCAGGGTTCGCCGCGCTGGCACAGACGCGGCTGCTCGTCGCGGACGCCGCCAAAGCGTTCAAGGTCGGTTCCGGGGGATCGGCCGTGTCGGGCAGCATGTCCATGCTGCTCATCGGTGTCGGGCACCTCGTCGGGCTCACTGTCGGGATCGCGATGTTCGTCGGCCTGCTTATCAGCTGGGTCTATCTGGTGCCGCATTATACGGCCCTGGCCGGACAACCTGCGGGCACAGATGTCGGCGCGTGGGTCAACGACGTGTTCCGCAACAAGGTACGGTTCATCGGCGCGGGGACGATCGGCGTCGCGTCGATCTGGACGCTGCTCAAAATCATCGGTCCAATCATCAAGGGCGTGACCGATGCATTGGCCGCAAGCCGCGCCCGCAAGGCGGGTAAAGGCGATGAGCTGCCACTGACCGAGCGCGATATTCCCATCGGCATCGTGGGTATCTCGATCCTCGTCCTGATGATCCCCGTCGCGTTGCTGCTTTACGCCTTCGCCGGCACGGATCCGATTGCGTCGACTCCAACGGCGACGATCCTTGTCAGCATCCTGTATATCCTCATCGCGGGCGTCGTGATTGCCGCAGTGACTGGCTACATGGCCGGCCTCATCGGCGCGTCGAACAGCCCGGTCTCGGGTGTCGGCATCCTGTCGGTGCTGGGCATTGCGTTGATCCTTGCCGCGCTGTTCCCGGGTGTCACCGGCGACGCCTCAAAGTCGCTTGTCGCCTTCGCGTTGTTCGTGACGGCCGTCATCTTTGGCGTCGCGACGATTGCCAACAACAACCTGCAGGATCTGAAGACCGGTCAGCTGGTCGACGCGACGCCGTGGCGTCAGCAGGTTGCGCTCGTGCTCGGCGTCGTCTTCGGCGCGGCCGTCATCCCGCCGATCCTCGATTTGCTCAACACGGCGTTTGGCTTCCAGGGGGCGCCGGGCGCCACCGCCAATTCGCTGGCCGCACCGCAGGCGGCGTTGATCTCGGCGATCGCGCAGGGAGTCCTTGGCGGTAATCTAGATTGGGGCCTAATCGGGCTCGGCGCCGGAATCGGCGTGGCAATCGTCGTTATCGATGAGGTACTCAAGGCAACCAAGCGCGGAGCATTACCGCCTCTGGCCGTGGGTATGGGCATCTACCTCCCGATGGCCCTCACCTTGCTCATCCCCGTCGGCGCGGCCCTTGGTCACTTCTACGACAAATGGGCCGTCAAGCAGCGTAACCCGGAATTCGCGCAACGCATGGGCGTTCTGCTGGCGACCGGCCTGATCGTCGGCGAAAGCCTGTTCGGCGTTGTGTTTGCCGGCCTCGTTGCGGCGACGGGCAAGGATGCTCCGCTGGCGCTTGTCGAGGAAAATGCCTGGGCCGTTCCGGTCAGCATCGTCGCCTTTGTCGCGATCGTGCTGGGTTTTTATGCGTGGACGAAGCGCGAGGCGGCCGTCGCGGCGCTCCCGGGTGACGACGCCTTCACGCCGGAAGCGACGTACCGCTAG
- a CDS encoding nuclear transport factor 2 family protein — MADQNCAVIEGLERDWCKALCVRDLDRLQSLVHKDFVLIGTRSTGPFLMTRDDWFEAIQRREVDAIDVDVRDATIVKDVMIGTVHARWRLKYLGRTIEDCVVLSDVWVNEDGRWQVIRRHSTPAPPGACPDLKGN, encoded by the coding sequence GTGGCGGACCAGAATTGTGCAGTGATCGAAGGGCTTGAGCGCGACTGGTGCAAGGCGCTGTGCGTTCGGGACCTCGATCGACTGCAATCTTTGGTCCACAAAGACTTCGTCCTGATCGGGACACGTTCGACTGGACCATTCCTGATGACCCGGGACGATTGGTTTGAAGCTATCCAGCGGCGCGAGGTCGACGCGATCGACGTCGACGTGCGCGATGCGACGATCGTCAAGGACGTTATGATCGGCACCGTCCATGCACGCTGGCGGCTGAAATATCTGGGGCGAACGATCGAGGATTGCGTCGTCCTGTCCGATGTTTGGGTCAATGAAGACGGTCGCTGGCAGGTCATTCGTCGCCATTCGACACCGGCGCCCCCGGGCGCGTGTCCGGATCTCAAGGGGAACTAA
- a CDS encoding helicase HerA-like domain-containing protein, with protein sequence MSDSGIFIGAESGGANAQNLELKRANRHGLAAGATGTGKTVTLQGIVEGMSTAGIPTFVADVKGDLSGLAMAGSPTSKMHEVFAQRAADVGMTDWSYHDTPVQFWDLFGEQGHPIRTTVSEMGPLLLSRLMNLNDVQEGVLNIAFNVADKEGLLLLDLDDLQSMLVHCGEEADQLTLQYGNVSKQSIGSIQRSLLQLRSQGGDHFFGEPAVDLHDFIGLDDSGRGIVNILAADKLMASPRLYATFLLWLLSELFEVLPEIGDPDKPILCFFFDEAHLLFDDAPPGLLEKVEQVVRLIRSKGVGVYFITQNPIDIPDKVAAQLNNRIQHKLNAFTPRDQQAVKAAADTFRVNPAIDVASAITELKIGEALVSLLQPDGAPEPVQRVLIKPPSTRVGPLTAQERQVIVTTDAIGSKYDALVDRDSAEEMLQAKASEAAAAAAAAQAKTESDRQAAEQAKADAAAQREQLKLQREQERLQAQRDRLQAQADARAAREAARPSMADKVIQSATRAAASSVGRSLGNQLLRGILGGLMRGR encoded by the coding sequence GTGAGCGATAGTGGCATCTTCATCGGCGCCGAGAGCGGCGGCGCCAATGCGCAGAACCTCGAGCTGAAACGCGCCAACCGGCACGGCTTGGCCGCCGGTGCCACGGGCACGGGGAAGACGGTAACCCTTCAGGGCATTGTCGAAGGCATGTCGACAGCCGGCATTCCCACCTTCGTCGCGGACGTCAAAGGTGACCTTTCCGGTCTCGCGATGGCGGGATCGCCGACGTCGAAGATGCATGAGGTGTTTGCCCAGCGCGCGGCGGACGTCGGGATGACCGACTGGTCCTACCATGACACGCCGGTGCAATTCTGGGATCTGTTCGGTGAACAAGGGCATCCGATCCGCACGACCGTTAGCGAGATGGGTCCGCTGCTGCTGTCGCGCCTGATGAATCTCAATGACGTGCAGGAAGGCGTGCTCAACATCGCCTTCAACGTTGCCGACAAGGAAGGGCTGCTGCTGCTCGACCTTGACGATCTACAGTCGATGCTCGTCCACTGCGGCGAGGAAGCCGACCAGCTGACCCTGCAGTACGGCAACGTTTCCAAGCAATCGATCGGCTCGATCCAGCGCTCGCTGCTTCAGCTTCGTAGCCAGGGCGGCGACCATTTCTTTGGTGAGCCCGCGGTCGACCTGCACGACTTCATCGGACTCGACGATAGCGGGCGCGGGATCGTCAATATCCTCGCCGCCGACAAGCTGATGGCCAGCCCCCGGCTTTATGCGACGTTTCTTTTATGGCTCCTCAGCGAGCTATTCGAAGTGCTTCCGGAGATCGGCGACCCCGACAAGCCGATCCTCTGTTTCTTCTTCGATGAAGCTCATCTCCTGTTCGACGATGCGCCCCCGGGCCTCCTCGAAAAAGTTGAGCAGGTCGTTCGCCTGATCCGATCGAAGGGCGTTGGCGTCTATTTCATCACGCAGAACCCGATCGACATCCCCGACAAGGTCGCGGCACAGCTCAACAACCGCATCCAGCATAAGCTCAACGCCTTCACCCCCCGCGATCAACAGGCGGTGAAGGCGGCGGCGGACACGTTCCGGGTCAATCCCGCGATCGACGTTGCCAGCGCGATTACCGAACTAAAGATCGGGGAAGCTCTGGTTTCGCTGCTTCAGCCGGACGGTGCGCCGGAACCGGTGCAGCGCGTGCTGATCAAGCCGCCGTCGACGAGAGTCGGGCCTCTAACTGCGCAGGAGCGTCAAGTCATAGTCACGACCGACGCCATCGGCAGCAAATATGACGCGCTTGTCGATCGGGATTCGGCAGAGGAAATGCTGCAGGCCAAGGCCAGTGAGGCTGCCGCAGCGGCCGCCGCAGCGCAGGCGAAGACCGAATCCGATCGGCAAGCGGCAGAACAAGCGAAAGCCGATGCCGCTGCGCAACGCGAGCAATTGAAGCTTCAGCGTGAGCAGGAGCGGCTGCAGGCCCAGCGTGATCGACTCCAAGCCCAAGCCGATGCACGCGCCGCCCGTGAGGCCGCCCGCCCGTCGATGGCCGACAAGGTGATCCAGTCGGCCACACGCGCGGCGGCCAGCTCGGTCGGGCGTTCACTGGGGAACCAGCTCCTTCGCGGCATTCTCGGCGGGCTGATGCGCGGCCGCTGA
- a CDS encoding Do family serine endopeptidase produces the protein MRSKESGKVRYAYGVATALLLGGSVFSLATGEAGAQVAQNGPGTTALAPRPGAPMSFADLVARLQPAVVNISTKQRVPVKAQQSDPFEEFFRRFDPNGQGSNDNSSGGGSQPRTREAGSLGSGFIISPDGYVVTNNHLIQGVTGTGTVDTVTITTTDRREYPAKIVGRDETSDLALLKIDGRNLPYVNWGDSTKARVGDWVIAIGDPYGVGSTVTAGIISALHRGITGVGAYDRYIQTDAAINMGNSGGPMFDLNGNVIGINSALISPTGASVGIGLAIPTELARPVIEALRKGQRPSRGYLGVSLQPVDEDLAPALGIAKDTGELVRAVVPGTPGARAGLQQGDVIVRVNGQAVTPDQTVSYLVANTQVGSRIPVEIIRGGKRATVTVQVTERPTEEALAKMSGGGTGDTATGPGGATTPQRALGLSLTPLTPQAARAANLPPTAQGVLITRVDGNSPAADKGLQQGDLIVSINNQPVSSPAQVVAAVDAARKAGRSSVLLLVKRGTAPEAFVGVDITNR, from the coding sequence ATGAGGTCGAAGGAGTCCGGAAAAGTGCGCTACGCCTATGGGGTCGCTACGGCCCTGTTGCTCGGGGGATCGGTATTCTCTCTCGCCACCGGTGAAGCCGGTGCCCAGGTCGCGCAAAATGGGCCGGGCACAACGGCGCTGGCGCCGCGGCCGGGCGCACCGATGTCCTTCGCCGACCTCGTGGCGCGCTTGCAGCCCGCGGTGGTCAACATCTCGACCAAGCAGCGCGTGCCGGTGAAGGCGCAGCAGTCCGATCCATTCGAAGAATTCTTCCGGCGCTTCGACCCCAACGGCCAGGGCAGCAACGACAATAGCAGCGGCGGCGGCAGCCAGCCGCGCACCCGTGAAGCGGGTTCGCTGGGCTCCGGGTTCATCATTTCGCCCGACGGCTACGTCGTTACCAACAACCACCTGATCCAGGGCGTAACCGGCACTGGGACGGTCGATACCGTCACCATCACGACGACCGACCGCCGCGAATATCCGGCGAAGATCGTCGGCCGCGACGAGACGTCGGATCTCGCCCTGCTCAAGATCGACGGCCGCAACCTGCCCTATGTGAATTGGGGTGACAGCACCAAGGCGCGCGTGGGCGACTGGGTTATCGCGATCGGCGATCCCTATGGGGTCGGCAGTACCGTCACCGCCGGCATCATTTCCGCTCTGCATCGTGGAATCACCGGCGTCGGCGCCTACGACCGCTACATCCAGACCGATGCGGCTATCAACATGGGTAACAGCGGCGGCCCCATGTTCGATTTGAACGGCAACGTCATCGGGATCAATTCGGCGTTGATCTCACCGACCGGTGCCTCGGTCGGCATTGGACTTGCGATTCCGACCGAACTCGCACGGCCGGTGATCGAAGCTCTACGCAAGGGTCAGCGCCCTTCGCGCGGCTATCTCGGTGTCAGCCTGCAGCCGGTCGACGAGGACCTCGCGCCCGCGCTGGGCATCGCCAAGGACACAGGTGAACTCGTTCGCGCGGTTGTGCCTGGCACGCCGGGCGCGCGTGCTGGGCTGCAACAGGGCGATGTCATCGTGCGTGTGAATGGCCAGGCCGTGACTCCCGACCAGACCGTATCCTACCTTGTCGCCAACACGCAGGTTGGCTCGCGCATTCCCGTGGAGATCATCCGTGGCGGCAAGCGCGCGACGGTGACCGTGCAGGTGACCGAGCGGCCGACCGAGGAAGCCCTCGCCAAGATGTCCGGTGGTGGCACCGGCGATACCGCGACCGGTCCCGGCGGGGCGACGACCCCGCAGCGGGCGCTCGGCCTGTCCCTGACGCCGCTCACGCCGCAAGCAGCGAGGGCCGCCAATCTGCCGCCGACCGCGCAGGGCGTGCTGATTACGCGCGTCGACGGCAATTCGCCGGCGGCGGACAAGGGCTTGCAGCAAGGCGACTTGATCGTGTCGATCAATAACCAGCCCGTGAGTTCTCCGGCTCAGGTCGTTGCCGCGGTTGACGCGGCCCGCAAGGCTGGACGGTCGAGCGTGCTGCTGCTGGTCAAGCGCGGGACCGCCCCTGAGGCGTTCGTCGGCGTCGACATCACCAATCGTTAG
- a CDS encoding protease modulator HflC, with protein MTDTIRRHPMMAAVIALLALFVLLGSFPIIPETKQAVVVRFGKPVRILGKYEAGRPIGGAGAGISWRIPFVEQLVWIDKRVQNVDMQRQQVLSTDQRRLQVDAFARYRIVDPLLMYIRAGNEQQLTEQLRPILGSEVRNELGRIEFAQLLTPERQGIMNDVRTSLNRIARQYGVEVLDVRIKRTDLPDGAPLSSAFDRMRTAREQEARSIRAEGAKRAQIIRAEADANAAKTYAASFGKDPDFYDFYRAMQSYQTTFVGDGQEKASPTTIILSPQNDYLKEFSGRAR; from the coding sequence ATGACCGATACGATCCGTCGTCACCCGATGATGGCTGCGGTCATCGCGCTATTGGCGCTGTTCGTGCTGCTCGGTAGCTTTCCGATCATCCCGGAAACCAAGCAGGCCGTGGTGGTCCGCTTCGGCAAGCCGGTGCGCATCCTTGGCAAGTATGAGGCTGGACGCCCGATCGGCGGTGCCGGGGCCGGCATCAGCTGGCGCATTCCGTTCGTCGAGCAGCTGGTGTGGATCGATAAGCGCGTCCAGAATGTCGACATGCAGCGCCAGCAGGTGCTGTCGACCGACCAGCGCCGTCTGCAGGTCGACGCCTTCGCCCGCTATCGCATCGTCGACCCGCTGCTGATGTACATTCGCGCCGGCAACGAGCAGCAACTGACCGAGCAGCTCCGTCCGATTCTTGGCTCGGAAGTCCGCAACGAGCTCGGCCGCATTGAATTCGCGCAGCTCCTGACGCCGGAACGGCAGGGCATCATGAACGACGTGCGGACGTCGCTAAACCGGATCGCGCGGCAATATGGCGTCGAAGTCCTCGACGTTCGCATTAAGCGCACCGACCTGCCCGATGGCGCGCCGCTGTCCTCCGCATTTGACCGCATGCGCACCGCGCGGGAGCAGGAAGCGCGATCGATCCGCGCGGAGGGCGCCAAGCGGGCGCAGATCATCCGCGCCGAGGCGGACGCGAACGCGGCCAAGACCTACGCCGCCAGCTTCGGCAAGGATCCGGATTTCTATGATTTCTACCGGGCGATGCAGAGCTACCAGACAACGTTCGTTGGCGATGGCCAGGAAAAGGCGTCGCCCACGACCATCATTTTGTCGCCGCAGAACGACTATCTGAAGGAATTCTCTGGAAGAGCGCGTTAG
- the hflK gene encoding FtsH protease activity modulator HflK — protein sequence MDILTGWGSRVRGLFADTKGPWGSSGSDGGEDPTPDSDSGKASNPWGDAPKSGRRAGIRSANVTSLDELLRRGRARLGGDGGGHIPGRPPGTLIVWGVIALVLLWLLFTSFHAISPGQRGVVTQFGRYSRTLGPGVSFTLPSPIERVAKIDVENIRSIDMGTEGSDDLMLTGDQNLLDLAYSVRWNIRNPERYLFQMDQPDETIREVAESAMRAVISQVSLNDAMGDRRAEIETQVAENMQRILDSYRSGIQVQGIAIKQADPPDAVNDAFKQVTAAQQDAQTYINNANAYALQLGQKAQGEATAFDKVYEQYRLAPEVTRKRMYYETMEQVLSKVDKTVIEAPGVNSYLPLPQLKNGQQPPAPERAQ from the coding sequence ATGGACATTCTTACGGGGTGGGGCAGCCGCGTTCGCGGCCTGTTCGCGGATACCAAGGGCCCTTGGGGCTCGAGCGGCAGCGACGGCGGAGAGGATCCGACGCCTGACAGTGATAGCGGCAAGGCGAGCAATCCGTGGGGCGACGCTCCGAAGAGCGGTCGGCGCGCCGGTATCCGAAGCGCCAACGTCACCTCGCTGGACGAATTGTTGCGTCGCGGCCGCGCGCGGCTTGGCGGTGATGGTGGCGGGCATATTCCAGGCCGACCGCCGGGTACGCTCATCGTCTGGGGCGTCATTGCCCTGGTCCTCCTTTGGCTGCTGTTCACGAGCTTTCATGCGATTTCCCCTGGCCAGCGCGGTGTCGTGACCCAGTTCGGCCGCTACAGCCGTACACTCGGGCCTGGCGTCAGCTTCACGCTGCCATCGCCGATCGAGCGCGTTGCCAAGATCGACGTCGAGAACATTCGCTCTATCGACATGGGCACTGAAGGTTCGGACGACCTCATGCTGACGGGCGACCAGAACCTGCTCGACCTGGCCTATTCGGTGCGTTGGAATATCCGCAATCCGGAGCGCTATTTGTTCCAGATGGACCAGCCGGATGAGACGATCCGGGAAGTCGCCGAGAGCGCCATGCGGGCGGTGATCAGCCAGGTCAGCCTTAATGACGCGATGGGTGACCGACGGGCCGAAATCGAGACTCAGGTCGCGGAGAACATGCAGCGAATCCTCGATTCCTATCGATCGGGCATCCAGGTGCAGGGTATCGCCATCAAGCAGGCTGACCCGCCCGACGCCGTGAACGACGCTTTCAAGCAGGTCACCGCGGCCCAGCAGGACGCGCAGACCTACATCAACAATGCGAACGCTTATGCGCTTCAGCTCGGCCAGAAGGCGCAAGGTGAGGCGACGGCGTTCGACAAGGTGTATGAGCAGTACAGGCTAGCGCCGGAGGTCACCCGTAAGCGTATGTACTACGAAACGATGGAGCAGGTGCTCTCCAAGGTCGATAAGACCGTGATCGAGGCGCCCGGCGTCAACTCCTACCTGCCGCTGCCGCAACTCAAGAACGGTCAGCAGCCGCCGGCACCGGAGCGCGCGCAATGA
- a CDS encoding Mrp/NBP35 family ATP-binding protein, which yields MTAAQISRTMIAIGSGKGGVGKSTVSTNLAIALARAGKKVGLIDADVYGPSQPTLLGNSAKPIAENEKLIPVEAHGIRFLSLGQLVSPGHALAWRGPMATGALTNLIEADWGDAELLLVDMPPGTGDVQLSLIQKSRPAGAVIVSTPQDLSLIDARRAVDLFNKTSVPVLGVIENMAVYTCPHCGEASHPFGTGGAEQAASDMGIPFLGRLPLSLKVREASDAGVPPALGDGPEAEAFAALAAQLLAAVAH from the coding sequence ATGACAGCGGCCCAAATTTCCAGGACCATGATCGCCATCGGCAGCGGCAAGGGCGGCGTCGGCAAGTCTACGGTATCGACCAACCTAGCCATCGCGCTCGCGCGGGCGGGCAAGAAAGTCGGCTTGATCGACGCCGACGTCTATGGCCCTTCCCAGCCAACGTTGCTCGGCAACAGCGCCAAGCCGATCGCGGAGAATGAGAAGCTTATCCCCGTCGAGGCGCACGGAATTCGATTCCTTTCCCTCGGGCAGCTAGTGTCGCCGGGCCATGCCCTCGCATGGCGCGGGCCGATGGCAACTGGCGCATTGACCAATCTCATCGAGGCGGACTGGGGCGACGCCGAGCTGCTGCTCGTCGACATGCCACCCGGCACCGGGGACGTGCAGCTGTCCCTGATCCAGAAATCGCGTCCGGCAGGCGCGGTGATTGTGTCGACCCCGCAGGACCTGTCACTGATCGACGCGCGCCGCGCAGTCGACCTGTTCAACAAAACCAGCGTGCCTGTGCTCGGCGTCATAGAGAATATGGCGGTCTACACCTGCCCGCACTGCGGCGAGGCTTCACATCCGTTCGGCACAGGCGGCGCTGAGCAGGCCGCGTCGGATATGGGGATTCCGTTCCTCGGCCGCTTGCCCCTGTCTCTGAAGGTCCGGGAAGCATCCGATGCGGGCGTTCCGCCAGCGCTCGGCGACGGTCCCGAGGCTGAAGCCTTCGCCGCACTCGCCGCGCAACTGTTGGCCGCAGTGGCGCATTGA